One segment of Leuconostoc lactis DNA contains the following:
- the aspS gene encoding aspartate--tRNA ligase translates to MKRTTYAGLIDEKYLGQTVTLSGWVQKRRDFGDLIFVDLRDREGIVQLTFNATHPAALAVAEAMRNEYVIAVTGTVIDREASQVNNKIHSGKVEIDVTEAEILATSKTPPFYIEDGVNANEELKLQYRYLDLRRPEMQKNLRIRSKIMSSAMKFMDDNDFINIETPILAKSTPEGARDYLVPSRIFPGSFYALPQSPQLFKQLLMGAGFDRYFQIARAFRDEDLRGDRQPEFTQMDLETSFMSADEIRALVNEWVKTMMHDVIGYDLDTAAIQTLTWEEAMTRFGTDKPDLRIPYELKDLSETVKDSEFGVFANAVKDGGVVKAIAVPGGAAHYSRKDIDKLAQYIERFGAKGLAWLKVTADGISGPIAKFFPEADALLEDTSAKEGDLLLFGAGRADVVAATLDYLRRQTAQDLDLIDQENPWAFAWIVDWPLFEYSEEFDRWIAAHHPFTMPNEADLHYLDEGEDPHQAHAQSYDLVLNGYELGSGSIRIHRMDVQEKMLKALGFTPEAAHEAFGFLLEGMEYGFPPMGGIALGLDRLAMLLAGQDNIREVIAFPKNSRATEPMTEAPTRVDGKQLNDLGLIVPDAD, encoded by the coding sequence ATGAAGCGAACAACATATGCCGGCTTAATTGATGAAAAGTATCTTGGCCAAACCGTGACACTATCAGGTTGGGTACAAAAGCGCCGTGATTTTGGTGACTTGATTTTCGTTGACTTGCGTGATCGTGAAGGGATTGTGCAACTCACATTTAACGCGACCCATCCAGCTGCGTTGGCCGTGGCAGAAGCCATGCGCAATGAATACGTGATTGCTGTGACAGGGACAGTTATTGATCGTGAAGCGAGCCAAGTGAACAATAAGATTCATTCGGGTAAAGTGGAAATTGATGTTACAGAAGCAGAAATCTTAGCCACATCAAAAACACCACCATTTTATATCGAAGATGGTGTGAACGCCAACGAAGAATTGAAGTTGCAATACCGTTATTTGGACTTACGTCGACCAGAAATGCAAAAGAATCTTCGCATTCGCTCAAAGATCATGTCAAGCGCGATGAAATTTATGGATGACAATGATTTTATCAATATTGAAACGCCAATTTTGGCCAAGTCAACACCAGAAGGCGCACGTGATTACTTAGTCCCTTCACGTATTTTCCCAGGTTCATTTTATGCCTTGCCACAATCACCACAATTGTTTAAGCAATTATTGATGGGCGCTGGTTTTGATCGTTATTTCCAAATTGCGCGGGCCTTCCGTGATGAAGATTTGCGTGGTGATCGTCAACCAGAATTTACCCAAATGGATTTGGAAACATCATTTATGTCAGCTGATGAAATCCGGGCCTTAGTGAATGAATGGGTGAAGACGATGATGCATGATGTCATCGGTTATGATCTAGACACTGCCGCAATTCAAACACTTACTTGGGAAGAAGCGATGACGCGTTTTGGGACGGATAAGCCTGATTTGCGTATTCCTTACGAACTTAAGGACTTGTCTGAAACGGTCAAGGATTCTGAATTTGGGGTCTTTGCGAATGCGGTCAAAGATGGTGGGGTTGTCAAAGCGATTGCCGTTCCAGGTGGTGCGGCGCACTACTCACGTAAAGATATCGATAAGCTCGCACAATATATCGAACGCTTTGGGGCAAAGGGCTTAGCTTGGTTAAAGGTAACAGCTGATGGTATTTCTGGCCCAATCGCCAAGTTCTTCCCTGAAGCGGATGCGTTGCTTGAAGACACTAGCGCCAAAGAAGGTGACTTGTTGTTGTTTGGTGCCGGCCGTGCGGATGTTGTCGCTGCAACCTTAGATTACCTACGTCGTCAAACAGCGCAAGATTTGGATTTGATTGATCAAGAAAATCCTTGGGCCTTTGCCTGGATTGTGGATTGGCCATTGTTTGAATATTCTGAAGAATTTGATCGCTGGATTGCCGCGCACCATCCATTTACCATGCCAAATGAGGCAGATTTGCACTATCTTGATGAGGGTGAAGATCCGCACCAAGCCCATGCACAAAGTTATGACTTGGTCTTAAATGGTTACGAACTAGGATCAGGGTCAATCCGTATTCATCGCATGGATGTACAAGAAAAGATGCTCAAGGCACTTGGCTTCACACCAGAAGCAGCGCATGAAGCGTTTGGCTTCTTACTTGAAGGCATGGAATATGGTTTCCCACCAATGGGCGGTATTGCGCTTGGTTTGGATCGTTTGGCCATGTTACTTGCGGGACAAGATAACATTCGTGAAGTGATTGCCTTCCCTAAAAATTCACGCGCAACTGAACCAATGACTGAAGCACCAACACGTGTGGACGGTAAGCAATTGAATGATCTTGGCTTAATTGTTCCTGATGCTGACTAA
- a CDS encoding YitT family protein: MRKFFHNFMKHRIAGRIGGAVFYAVIVAVAMDYFWRPGHIYSSGFTGFAQLVATLSGGHIPVGLALALVNLPMLMIAWWRLSWRFAIFTTLAVLLSAAFIPLFDTHRVLTPDPLINALFGGALNGMAVGTALRYGVGTGGLDVIGILVKKKFGFKMGPVNLGFNALIMIGAGVTYGWKYALYSIVGVVVSSRMIDAFYTRQQQMQVMIITTKPDEMVQGIYDKMRRGVTIINDARGGYTGEGRSVLLTVITDQERYELREVMKAVDEHAFSSTWKIEHTVGRFYEPEL; encoded by the coding sequence ATGCGAAAATTTTTCCACAACTTTATGAAACATCGCATTGCCGGACGTATCGGTGGGGCGGTCTTTTATGCCGTTATTGTCGCGGTAGCCATGGATTATTTCTGGCGACCAGGCCATATTTACTCCTCTGGTTTTACCGGCTTTGCCCAATTAGTGGCAACGTTATCTGGTGGGCACATCCCAGTTGGCTTGGCGTTGGCCCTTGTTAATTTGCCGATGTTGATGATTGCTTGGTGGCGGTTATCGTGGCGGTTTGCGATTTTTACCACTTTGGCTGTTTTACTCAGTGCGGCCTTCATTCCACTCTTTGATACGCATCGGGTGTTAACGCCTGATCCACTGATTAACGCATTGTTTGGTGGCGCCCTAAATGGGATGGCTGTTGGAACGGCATTGCGTTATGGGGTTGGAACGGGTGGCCTTGATGTGATTGGCATCTTAGTCAAAAAGAAGTTTGGCTTTAAGATGGGGCCGGTAAATCTCGGCTTTAACGCGTTGATTATGATTGGCGCGGGTGTGACTTACGGTTGGAAATACGCGCTCTATTCAATTGTCGGTGTCGTCGTGAGTTCACGTATGATTGATGCCTTTTATACGCGTCAACAGCAAATGCAGGTGATGATTATTACGACGAAACCAGATGAAATGGTGCAAGGCATTTATGATAAAATGCGGCGTGGCGTGACCATTATCAACGATGCGCGTGGCGGCTATACTGGTGAAGGACGTTCCGTATTATTGACGGTGATTACCGATCAAGAACGTTATGAATTACGGGAAGTGATGAAGGCAGTTGATGAACATGCCTTTTCGTCAACGTGGAAGATCGAACATACCGTGGGCCGTTTCTACGAACCAGAACTATAA
- a CDS encoding alpha-glucosidase: MTKIAPPWWQSAIGYQIYPRSFQDTNHDGIGDLQGIIKRLPYLKWLGIDFIWLNPIYTSPNVDNGYDIADFQNIAPEYGTLSDFKALIAAAHKQDIRVIMDLVVNHTSNQHAWFKAAKTSRTNPYHDFYIWQPNHHHQPPNNWTNFTGDSVWTYNEPTDEWYFHLFAPEQPDLNWENPSVQTEMINMMTWWSEQNIDGFRLDALSHLKKFSFETPQPTGEHQFDIFANNPGIEKFLKRLHDTFQSLHLMTVGEAGGVHADTARNWTGPQGFIDMIFELEHQSRQSEVPPRADINHLLSSLTTWETQLNSQGWLGLYLENHDQPRSLTVYGDNNPLAAKSLATLLLTLRGTPFIYQGEELGMTNMPFTSPDQIDDPPTYHDFQRFKSTGMATDLALKKATSWSRDNARTPMQWTKFGFSDNASDAKKTWLVTNPNTTTRNYLESRENPDSILNYYRRLIHLRRHDDTLKSGDFQLITIANTKMLVFTRHTTDSQRLIIINLSDTAQTISLPKQLLNKGWQPLLATINPIPEISPTLHLKPFQSIIWYH, encoded by the coding sequence ATGACAAAAATTGCGCCACCATGGTGGCAATCAGCTATCGGCTATCAAATTTACCCACGCTCATTTCAAGATACAAATCATGATGGTATCGGCGATTTGCAGGGTATTATTAAGCGCCTACCTTATCTTAAATGGCTTGGTATTGATTTTATTTGGTTAAATCCAATTTATACCTCGCCAAATGTCGACAACGGTTATGACATTGCTGATTTTCAAAACATCGCGCCAGAGTATGGGACATTATCTGATTTCAAAGCGCTTATTGCAGCAGCTCACAAACAAGATATTCGTGTCATTATGGATTTAGTTGTCAACCATACCTCAAACCAACATGCTTGGTTCAAAGCAGCCAAAACCAGTCGTACTAACCCTTACCACGATTTTTATATTTGGCAACCAAACCATCATCACCAGCCACCAAACAATTGGACTAATTTTACTGGCGATAGTGTTTGGACCTATAATGAGCCAACTGATGAATGGTATTTCCACTTGTTTGCGCCAGAACAGCCTGATTTAAATTGGGAAAATCCATCTGTACAAACCGAAATGATCAATATGATGACTTGGTGGTCTGAGCAAAATATTGATGGTTTTCGTCTGGATGCGCTTAGTCACCTTAAAAAATTTTCATTTGAGACACCACAACCCACTGGTGAACATCAATTTGATATTTTTGCAAATAATCCAGGTATCGAAAAATTTTTAAAACGTTTGCATGATACTTTTCAATCACTTCATTTGATGACTGTTGGTGAAGCTGGTGGTGTACATGCTGACACGGCTAGAAATTGGACGGGACCACAGGGTTTCATTGACATGATTTTTGAATTAGAACATCAATCTCGTCAATCAGAAGTCCCACCACGCGCCGACATCAATCATTTATTGTCTAGCTTGACAACGTGGGAAACACAACTCAATTCCCAGGGCTGGCTAGGGCTATATCTTGAAAATCACGATCAGCCTAGATCACTGACTGTTTATGGCGATAACAATCCTTTAGCAGCGAAAAGCTTGGCAACTTTGTTGCTCACATTGCGCGGTACACCGTTTATTTATCAAGGTGAGGAATTAGGTATGACCAACATGCCCTTTACTTCGCCAGACCAAATTGATGATCCACCAACTTATCATGATTTTCAACGCTTTAAGTCGACGGGTATGGCAACAGATTTAGCTTTAAAAAAAGCAACAAGTTGGTCACGTGACAATGCTCGGACCCCGATGCAATGGACGAAATTTGGCTTTTCCGACAACGCATCAGATGCTAAAAAGACCTGGTTGGTGACTAATCCTAACACAACAACGCGTAATTATCTGGAGAGTCGAGAAAATCCTGACTCCATACTGAATTATTATCGTCGTTTAATTCATCTCCGTCGACATGATGACACCTTAAAATCAGGTGATTTTCAGTTAATCACTATAGCAAACACTAAAATGTTAGTGTTTACACGACATACAACTGATAGCCAACGCTTAATTATCATCAACTTGTCAGATACCGCTCAAACAATTTCCCTGCCCAAACAACTACTCAATAAAGGCTGGCAGCCATTGCTAGCGACCATTAATCCTATCCCAGAAATATCCCCCACCCTGCACCTGAAACCATTTCAATCTATTATCTGGTATCACTAA
- a CDS encoding glycoside hydrolase family 13 protein has protein sequence MTAPWWQSAVVYQIYPRSFQDTNHDGIGDIQGIISHLDYLQKLGVDAIWLSPVYASPNDDNGYDISDYENIMSEFGTMADMEALIHAARERNIKIVMDLVLNHTSDEHAWFIESKQSRGNAYRDFYIWRDAHHHAEPNDLPSAFGGSAWTLEPLTNQYYLHLFSPKQPDLNWANPDVRQAIYHMINFWIDKGVGGFRLDVIDLIGKIPDEKITANGPKLHDYLKEMNQATFAHHDLMTVGETWGATPEIAKLYTRPDRHELSMVFQFEHITLDQETGKDKWFYLPLDVSKLKVVMTKWQTQLNSDDGWQSLFWNNHDLPRIVSRWGNDTTYRVVSAKMLAILLHMMKGTPYIYQGEEIGLTNTPVKDISALRDIESLNYYHDARKDGDLSADVILDQINHKGRDNARRPIPWCNSLNGGFSDVDPWIDTNSNYPDINVEAALNNPNSVFYTYQKLIALRHQNPIVVYGDFELIDTADQVFAYYRHYHDLTWLVVTNFSHQTNTFTSADHIEATIIANYDAPKTLQHKTLQPYEAFVVQVTTKL, from the coding sequence ATGACAGCACCTTGGTGGCAATCAGCCGTTGTCTATCAAATATATCCCCGTTCGTTTCAAGACACTAATCATGACGGCATCGGTGATATTCAAGGCATTATCTCACATCTTGACTACTTACAAAAACTAGGCGTTGACGCAATATGGTTGTCCCCCGTTTATGCTTCTCCAAACGATGATAACGGGTATGATATCAGTGACTATGAAAATATCATGTCTGAATTCGGTACAATGGCCGATATGGAAGCTTTAATTCATGCTGCTCGTGAAAGAAACATCAAAATCGTGATGGATCTCGTGTTAAATCACACTTCTGATGAACATGCTTGGTTTATTGAATCAAAACAAAGTCGCGGCAACGCTTATCGCGATTTTTATATCTGGCGTGATGCGCATCATCATGCAGAACCAAATGACCTACCTTCTGCATTTGGCGGTAGTGCCTGGACATTAGAGCCACTCACAAATCAATATTATTTACATTTATTTAGTCCAAAACAACCTGACTTAAATTGGGCCAATCCTGACGTCAGACAAGCAATTTATCACATGATTAATTTCTGGATTGATAAAGGTGTTGGTGGTTTTCGTTTAGACGTTATTGATTTGATAGGTAAAATACCAGATGAAAAGATAACTGCTAATGGTCCTAAGCTCCATGACTACTTAAAAGAAATGAACCAAGCAACCTTTGCGCATCATGATTTAATGACGGTTGGCGAAACTTGGGGGGCGACACCCGAAATCGCCAAATTATATACGCGTCCTGATCGTCACGAACTATCAATGGTTTTTCAATTTGAACACATCACGCTCGATCAAGAAACTGGTAAAGACAAATGGTTTTATCTCCCATTAGATGTTAGCAAACTCAAGGTTGTCATGACTAAATGGCAAACACAGCTCAACAGTGATGATGGTTGGCAGTCACTATTTTGGAATAATCATGATTTACCTCGAATTGTCTCACGCTGGGGTAATGATACGACTTACCGTGTGGTCTCAGCAAAAATGTTGGCAATTTTGCTGCACATGATGAAAGGGACCCCTTACATTTATCAAGGTGAAGAAATTGGGTTAACCAATACACCAGTCAAAGATATTTCGGCTTTACGAGATATTGAATCGTTAAACTATTACCATGATGCACGCAAAGATGGCGATCTATCTGCTGATGTGATACTTGATCAAATTAATCATAAAGGTCGTGATAATGCACGACGCCCTATCCCTTGGTGCAATAGCCTTAATGGGGGTTTCTCTGATGTTGACCCATGGATTGATACCAATAGCAATTACCCTGATATTAATGTTGAAGCAGCTTTGAATAATCCCAACAGTGTTTTCTACACGTATCAAAAATTAATTGCACTGAGACATCAAAATCCCATCGTGGTCTATGGGGATTTTGAGCTCATTGATACAGCTGATCAAGTCTTTGCTTATTACCGACACTATCACGATTTAACTTGGCTGGTTGTGACTAATTTCAGTCATCAGACCAATACATTCACAAGCGCCGATCATATAGAAGCCACCATAATTGCCAATTATGACGCACCAAAAACTTTGCAGCATAAAACGCTGCAACCTTATGAAGCATTTGTGGTTCAAGTCACGACAAAATTGTAA
- a CDS encoding glycoside hydrolase family 13 protein gives MNKAAIYHRPESEYAYLYTADELRLRIRTAKDDIQSISVVAGDPYNWQNGTWQKSADVVMEKTLVTETHQYWQASLTAPFNRLNYGFILTDSLGDSVFYGDQGFETLTPSANDNSSLMGANNYFKMPYFQEIDRFKAPEWVKKTVWYQIFPERFANGDTTNDPAGTLPWRSSDHPTAESFYGGDLQGIINHLDHFSQLGINGLYLTPIFKAPTNHKYDTQDYFEIDPHFGTKEDFKLLVEKAHAAGIRVMLDAVFNHIGDQSPQWQDVMANGRQSKYADWFHIHDFPVRYTPTDNFEYAADANYDTFAFTPHMPKLNTANPAVQNYLIDIATYWIKAFDIDGWRLDVANEVDHHFWKKFRTAVTAIKPDIYILGEIWTSAQSWLQGDEFSAVMNYAFTGSIVDFFAKQQLSPSQMVHKLNAQLMLNRDQTNQVMFNLLDSHDAPRILTVANNHQSIVKQMYTFMFLQQGTPDIYYGSEYAMTGQQDPDNRRPMVWQSDEQDTSMYDFLKHLIQLRHDYQTVLSEGTLSWETDDHNNIVGFTRELGQTKIVAIFNAGTTNYHIPTAIDVSHIISEQLYNNQIIQPHGFIVTISNQ, from the coding sequence ATGAATAAAGCAGCAATTTATCATCGTCCTGAATCTGAATACGCTTATTTATATACAGCAGATGAACTACGATTACGCATCCGAACCGCAAAAGATGATATTCAATCAATTAGCGTCGTTGCTGGAGATCCCTATAATTGGCAGAACGGTACTTGGCAAAAATCGGCCGATGTTGTCATGGAAAAAACACTTGTTACTGAAACCCATCAATATTGGCAAGCATCATTAACCGCGCCTTTCAATCGTTTAAATTATGGCTTTATTTTAACTGACAGTCTCGGTGATTCAGTTTTTTATGGTGATCAAGGCTTTGAAACACTCACACCTTCTGCAAATGATAACAGCAGTTTGATGGGCGCGAATAATTATTTTAAAATGCCCTATTTTCAAGAAATTGATCGTTTTAAAGCACCAGAATGGGTTAAGAAAACGGTATGGTACCAAATTTTTCCTGAACGTTTCGCCAATGGTGACACAACTAACGATCCAGCCGGAACATTACCTTGGCGATCAAGTGATCATCCCACCGCTGAAAGTTTTTACGGTGGGGACTTGCAGGGTATTATCAACCATTTAGATCACTTCAGTCAACTTGGTATTAATGGCTTGTATCTCACACCTATTTTTAAAGCACCGACTAATCATAAATATGATACGCAAGATTATTTTGAAATCGATCCACATTTTGGAACAAAAGAAGATTTTAAATTATTAGTTGAAAAGGCGCACGCCGCTGGAATCAGAGTGATGCTTGATGCCGTGTTCAATCATATCGGTGATCAAAGTCCGCAATGGCAAGATGTGATGGCTAATGGTCGTCAATCAAAATACGCTGATTGGTTTCATATTCATGACTTCCCTGTTCGTTATACGCCGACTGATAATTTCGAGTATGCTGCCGACGCCAACTACGATACATTCGCCTTCACACCACACATGCCAAAACTTAACACGGCTAATCCAGCAGTACAAAATTATCTGATTGACATTGCGACCTACTGGATTAAAGCATTTGATATTGATGGCTGGCGTTTGGACGTGGCGAATGAAGTTGACCATCATTTCTGGAAAAAATTTCGCACAGCGGTAACTGCCATCAAGCCTGATATTTATATCCTTGGTGAAATTTGGACAAGTGCACAATCATGGTTGCAGGGTGATGAATTTTCAGCCGTCATGAATTATGCTTTCACAGGATCAATTGTTGACTTTTTTGCCAAACAACAACTTTCGCCATCCCAAATGGTCCATAAACTCAATGCCCAACTGATGCTAAATCGCGATCAAACAAATCAGGTCATGTTTAATCTACTTGACTCACATGATGCGCCACGTATTCTAACCGTCGCAAACAATCATCAATCAATCGTCAAACAAATGTATACGTTTATGTTCTTACAGCAAGGTACGCCGGATATCTATTACGGTAGCGAATATGCCATGACTGGTCAACAGGATCCAGATAATCGTCGACCGATGGTTTGGCAAAGTGATGAACAAGATACGTCGATGTATGACTTTTTGAAACACTTGATTCAGCTACGTCATGATTATCAAACGGTCTTATCTGAAGGGACACTGTCTTGGGAGACGGATGATCACAACAACATTGTTGGTTTCACGCGTGAGCTCGGTCAAACAAAAATCGTCGCAATCTTTAATGCCGGGACTACCAATTACCACATCCCAACAGCAATTGATGTCTCTCACATCATTTCAGAGCAGCTATACAACAATCAAATCATTCAGCCTCATGGCTTTATTGTGACGATTTCTAATCAATAA
- a CDS encoding ABC transporter ATP-binding protein: MAEIRLEHINKTYPHMTTPSVADYNLQIHDKEFIVFVGPSGSGKSTVLRMIAGLEEISSGEFFIDNKLMNDVPPKDRDIAMVFQNYALYPHMSVFDNIAFGLKLRKVPKAEITQRVQDAAKILGIEDYLDRKPADLSGGQRQRVAMGRAIVRDAKILLMDEPLSNLDAKLRVEIRAEITKIHKRIGATTIYVTHDQTEAMTLADRIVIIDHGDIQQVGTPQELYNEPANIFVATFIGMPSMNMISGQFSHDRLTTKDGFTLKIPLGMAKQLTARGYEGKQVVFGIRPEDIHSEQVALDTYPESKVTATVTIAELMGADSMLYTQVGSQQLVARVNARDYNQPGAAIELAINTNKGHFFDADTTQRIV, translated from the coding sequence ATGGCTGAAATTCGTTTGGAACACATCAATAAAACCTATCCACACATGACCACCCCATCTGTGGCAGATTATAATCTGCAAATTCACGATAAAGAATTTATCGTGTTTGTCGGTCCGTCTGGTTCCGGTAAATCAACTGTTTTACGTATGATTGCTGGCTTGGAAGAGATATCTAGTGGTGAATTTTTCATTGACAATAAATTAATGAATGATGTCCCACCTAAAGACCGCGATATTGCGATGGTTTTTCAGAACTATGCCCTCTACCCACATATGAGCGTGTTCGATAATATTGCGTTCGGTCTCAAGTTAAGAAAAGTACCCAAAGCAGAAATCACACAACGTGTTCAAGATGCAGCGAAAATTCTCGGCATTGAAGACTATCTGGATCGCAAACCTGCTGATTTATCTGGTGGCCAAAGGCAACGTGTTGCGATGGGGCGCGCAATCGTTCGCGATGCAAAAATTTTGTTAATGGATGAACCCCTATCTAACCTTGATGCCAAATTACGTGTTGAAATTAGAGCAGAAATTACTAAGATTCACAAGCGGATTGGGGCCACGACTATTTATGTGACGCATGACCAGACAGAAGCGATGACACTGGCCGATCGCATTGTGATTATCGACCATGGTGACATTCAGCAAGTTGGTACACCGCAAGAACTCTACAATGAACCTGCCAACATTTTTGTGGCCACATTCATTGGTATGCCATCAATGAATATGATCTCTGGTCAGTTCAGTCATGATAGGTTGACCACAAAAGATGGCTTTACGCTGAAAATTCCGCTTGGTATGGCTAAGCAACTCACCGCCCGTGGCTACGAAGGCAAACAAGTTGTCTTCGGTATTCGACCAGAAGATATTCATTCCGAACAAGTCGCACTCGACACCTATCCCGAAAGTAAGGTGACAGCAACGGTTACCATTGCAGAACTAATGGGTGCCGACTCAATGTTGTATACGCAAGTCGGTTCACAACAACTGGTTGCCCGTGTCAATGCCCGTGATTACAATCAACCGGGTGCCGCAATTGAACTCGCTATCAACACCAATAAAGGGCACTTTTTTGATGCTGATACGACACAACGTATCGTCTAA
- a CDS encoding extracellular solute-binding protein produces MRKMMSVTTGAMVTLLTASTTVGLLSVALDTPTVSAAKTAKLKLWVDTGTKPTYVQAVKDFEKANPGIKVTIKYTNSTDALKNLQKDPSAAADVFMFPHDQIGSLASQGLIYQNTKYAKSLKSTQISNAMAGATYKGKVYGYPYGIESQVLYYNKTQLGNEDIKSWTSLTSKGKIGTNLASAGANYIFAPLFYTAGDTLYGNNGEKAKGTNIDNEKGVSVLKWIKAQKDNPGVVQASTNTLNLLQSGNISATLSGPWSYNDYKKALGDNLGIAPYPTVDLGSGEKQMQAFLGVKLFGVKQDTKEPLAAMKLAKYLSSDKVQELGFKDSHYIPSSKKVQASQEIQNDALAKAVVDMSKKGYSTPMPKSPAMANFWTSSDALFNDTYKGKISDSQMLPKLTTVVKNASKSVK; encoded by the coding sequence ATGAGAAAAATGATGAGCGTGACAACTGGCGCGATGGTAACGTTGCTGACGGCTTCAACTACCGTTGGATTATTGAGTGTTGCACTTGATACACCAACAGTAAGTGCTGCCAAGACGGCAAAGTTGAAGTTGTGGGTGGACACAGGGACAAAACCAACCTATGTTCAAGCTGTTAAAGATTTTGAAAAAGCGAATCCCGGTATCAAGGTGACGATTAAGTACACGAACTCAACTGATGCATTAAAGAATTTGCAAAAGGATCCATCGGCTGCTGCCGATGTCTTCATGTTTCCGCATGATCAAATCGGTTCGCTAGCGTCACAGGGATTGATTTATCAAAATACTAAATATGCTAAAAGCCTGAAGTCAACGCAAATTTCTAATGCAATGGCGGGAGCAACTTATAAGGGCAAGGTGTACGGTTATCCTTACGGTATTGAGTCACAAGTTTTGTATTATAACAAAACGCAACTTGGCAATGAGGATATTAAATCTTGGACGAGTTTGACATCTAAGGGAAAAATTGGCACCAATTTAGCATCAGCTGGCGCTAACTACATTTTCGCGCCACTGTTTTACACTGCCGGAGATACTTTGTATGGGAACAATGGTGAAAAAGCCAAAGGGACAAATATTGACAACGAAAAAGGTGTATCCGTTTTGAAGTGGATAAAAGCCCAAAAAGACAATCCGGGCGTTGTTCAAGCCAGCACGAATACATTGAATCTGCTACAATCAGGTAACATTTCGGCAACTTTGTCTGGTCCATGGTCATATAATGACTATAAAAAAGCCCTAGGTGATAACTTAGGCATTGCGCCATATCCAACAGTTGACTTGGGTTCTGGTGAAAAGCAGATGCAGGCGTTCTTGGGTGTTAAGTTGTTTGGTGTTAAACAAGATACGAAAGAACCGTTAGCAGCGATGAAATTAGCAAAGTACTTATCAAGTGATAAGGTACAAGAGCTAGGATTCAAAGATTCACACTATATTCCATCGTCTAAGAAAGTTCAAGCTTCTCAAGAGATTCAAAATGATGCGCTTGCTAAGGCGGTTGTCGATATGTCGAAGAAGGGCTATTCAACACCAATGCCTAAATCACCAGCCATGGCTAACTTCTGGACATCATCTGATGCCTTGTTTAATGACACATACAAGGGCAAGATTTCAGACAGTCAAATGTTACCAAAGTTGACCACTGTAGTTAAAAATGCCTCAAAATCAGTGAAATAG